The region GCTGCGATGTCTCAGATCGCCGAGCAGGTGCAGAAGACCGAGGCTGCGCCGCGGAGAGAGCAGCTTCCGATGTACGGGTGACAGCCATGAAGTATGCAGCGTTAACCGGAATATCGCCATCAGTCATTGCAGAGCTCAAGAGCGGCAAGGCCCGGACCCTTGAATTGAACAGCGCCCACAACATCATCACGCTGACCGAGACCGCCCCGGGGGAGTGCGTCTTCATGACGTCGGTCAACGAGGAAGACCTCTCGCCCGGAGACCCGGGGATCATGGTCGACCTCCTTGTGCTCAACATCAGCATGAAACGGATCGAGTCCGCGGGCCCGTTCTTC is a window of Methanoculleus sp. 7T DNA encoding:
- a CDS encoding DUF473 domain-containing protein; this translates as MKYAALTGISPSVIAELKSGKARTLELNSAHNIITLTETAPGECVFMTSVNEEDLSPGDPGIMVDLLVLNISMKRIESAGPFFFEERERMSARIKVQFRGTTIARDVEGRKWGDPTKVEVIRSACYRAG